The following proteins are co-located in the Betta splendens chromosome 9, fBetSpl5.4, whole genome shotgun sequence genome:
- the trpv4 gene encoding transient receptor potential cation channel subfamily V member 4, translating to MNEGRSALFRRGHLAKAHAHGSDASSGAALSVDAGDGAAPQPEGNGAFPLSELSNLFESADGAQDAGADAAPEAVQPEPADGRPNLRMKFHGAFKKGISTPMDLLESTIYESSVVQGPKKAPMDSLFVYGTYSSASNQKRRRKKVPKGKTEEPGVDGSDSPASEPPKVKRTFNRSILFDHASRADPEALDGLLDYLQSNEKRLTDEEFREPSTGKTCLPKALLNLYGGRNDTIPLLVDVAEKTGNLREFINSPFRDVYYRGQTALHIAIERRCKQYVELLVEKGADVHAQARGRFFQHKDEGGYFYFGELPLSLAACTNQPDIVHYLTENPHKKADLRRQDSRGNTVLHALVHIADNTKDNTRFLTKMYDLLLIKSAKLYPDCNLEAVLNNESMSPLMMAANLGKTGVFQHIIRREVKDEEVRHLSRKFKDWAYGPVYSSLYDLSSLDTCGQEPSVLEILVYSSRNENRHEMLTVEPINELLRAKWQKFAAVTFYTSVVSYLVAMVTFTLVAYFQPSEGMPPHTYTTSADYLLMAGEIITLASGVFFFISNIKDLFMKKCPGVKSLLIDGSFQLLFFIYSVLVLVTAALYLCGIEAYLSVMVFALVLGWMNTLYFTRGVKLTGTYSIMIQKILFKDIFRFLLVYVLFMIGYASALVSLLTACPTSGPECDNGCPTYPKCRDTDTFSVFLLDLFKLTIGIGDMDLMQSAKYPGVFLILLVTYIILTFVLLLNMLIALMGETVGAVSKESKKIWKLQWATTILDIERSFPVCLRKYFRVGEMVTVGMKVDGTPDRRWCFRVDEVNWCHWNQNLAIISEDPGKSETSQAPGQSVRALRRDRWTTVVPRVVELNKGQRARESVIEMERLAPGY from the exons ATGAATGAG GGCCGTTCCGCCCTCTTCAGACGGGGCCACCTGGCCAAGGCCCACGCCCACGGGTCGGACGCCTCCTCCGGAGCGGCGCTGTCCGTGGACGCGGGCGATGGCGCGGCCCCTCAACCCGAGGGCAACGGCGCCTTCCCGCTGTCGGAGCTCTCGAACCTGTTCGAGAGCGCGGACGGCGCCCAGGACGCGGGCGCGGACGCGGCCCCGGAGGCGGTGCAGCCCGAGCCCGCTGACGGCAGGCCCAACCTGCGCATGAAGTTCCACGGCGCCTTCAAGAAGGGCATCTCCACCCCCATGGACCTGCTGGAGTCCACCATATACGAGTCAAGCGTGGTTCAGGGGCCCAAGAAGGCGCCAATGGACTCGCTGTTCGTCTACGGCACCTACAGCAGCGCCAGCAACCAGAAGAGACGCAGGAAGAAGGTTCCCAAAGG TAAAACCGAGGAACCTGGTGTTGATGGCTCAGATTCACCGGCGTCGGAGCCTCCAAAGGTGAAGAGAACGTTCAACCGCAGCATCCTCTTCGACCACGCGTCACGCGCCGACCCCGAGGCGCTCGATGGCCTGTTGGACTACCTGCAGAGCAACGAGAAGAGGTTAACGGATGAGGAATTCAGAG aGCCTTCCACAGGTAAGACCTGTCTCCCTAAAGCGCTGCTCAACCTTTACGGCGGGAGGAACGACACCATCCCGCTGCTGGTGGACGTCGCGGAGAAGACGGGGAACCTGAGGGAGTTCATCAACTCGCCCTTCAGGGACGTCTACTACAGGG GCCAGACGGCGCTGCACATCGCTATAGAGCGGCGCTGCAAGCAGtacgtggagctgctggtggagaagGGAGCTGATGTTCACGCCCAGGCGAGGGGACGCTTCTTCCAGCACAAAGACGAGGGAGGCTACTTCTACTTTG gTGAGCTGCCTCTCTCGCTGGCCGCGTGCACCAACCAGCCCGACATCGTGCACTACCTGACGGAGAACCCGCACAAGAAGGCCGACCTGCGGCGGCAGGACTCGCGCGGGAACACGGTGCTGCACGCGCTCGTGCACATCGCCGACAACACCAAGGACAACACGCGCTTCCTCACCAAGATGTACGACCTGCTGCTGATCAAGAGCGCCAAGCTGTACCCGGACTGCAACCTGGAGGCGGTGCTCAACAACGAGTCCATGTCGCCCCTCATGATGGCCGCCAACCTGGGCAAGACCGGG GTGTTCCAGCACATCATCCGGCGCGAGGTCAAAGACGAGGAGGTCCGTCACCTGTCGCGCAAGTTCAAGGACTGGGCCTACGGGCCGGTGTACTCGTCCCTCTACGACCTGTCGTCGCTGGACACGTGCGGACAGGAGCCGTCCGTGCTGGAGATCCTGGTCTACAGCAGCCGCAACGAG AACCGCCACGAGATGCTGACGGTGGAGCCCATCAACGAGCTGCTGAGGGCCAAGTGGCAGAAGTTCGCCGCCGTCACCTTCTACACCAGCGTGGTCTCCTACCTCGTCGCCATGGTTACCTTCACCCTGGTGGCCTACTTCCAGCCGTCGGAGGGAATG CCCCCGCACACCTACACCACGTCCGCCGACTACCTGCTGATGGCCGGGGAGATCATCACCCTGGCCTCGGgggtcttcttcttcatctccaAC ATTAAGGACCTGTTCATGAAGAAGTGTCCTGGGGTGAAGTCCTTGCTCATCGATGGATCCtttcagctgctgtt CTTCATCTAttctgtcctggttctggtcacaGCTGCTCTCTACCTGTGTGGCATCGAGGCCTATTTGTCTGTGATGGTGTTTGCGCTCGTCCTGGGCTGGATGAACACACTCTACTTCACCAGAGGCGTGAAGCTCACCGGCACCTACAGCATCATGATACAGAAG attcTTTTCAAAGACATTTTTAGATTTCTGCTGGTGTACGTGCTCTTCATGATCGGGTACGCGTCAG CCCTGGTGTCTCTGCTGACTGCGTGTCCCACCTCGGGCCCCGAGTGTGACAACGGCTGCCCCACGTACCCGAAGTGCAGGGACACCGACACCTTCAGCGTCTTCCTGCTGGACCTTTTCAAGCTCACCATCGGGATTGGAGACATGGACCTGATGCAGAGCGCGAAGTACCCGGGCGTCTTCCTCATCCTGCTGGTGACTTACATCATCCTCACGTTCGTGCTGCTGCTCAACATGTTGATCGCGTTGATGGGGGAGACGGTGGGAGCCGTGTCCAAAGAGAGCAAGAAGATCTGGAAGCTTCAG TGGGCGACAACCATCTTGGACATTGAGCGCTCGTTCCCAGTCTGCCTCCGTAAGTATTTCCGCGTCGGGGAGATGGTGACCGTGGGCATGAAGGTGGACGGGACACCGGACCGGCGCTGGTGCTTCAG GGTGGACGAGGTGAACTGGTGCCACTGGAACCAGAACCTGGCCATAATCAGCGAGGACCCAGGCAAGAGCGAGACGAGCCAGGCCCCCGGGCAGAGCGTCAGAGCGCTGAGGAGAG aTCGCTGGACTACCGTGGTCCCACGCGTGGTGGAGTTAAATAAGGGGCAACGGGCTCGGGAATCTGTGATCGAGATGGAACGACTGGCACCCGGGTACTGA